In a genomic window of Roseiflexus castenholzii DSM 13941:
- a CDS encoding sugar ABC transporter ATP-binding protein: MPSLLAVRNVAKRYGAIQALTDASLEISAGETLALIGANGSGKSTLSKVINGVVAPDGGQLLLDGRAVRFDSPHAAKDAGISTVFQELSLVPQMTVAENIWLTREPLRRGGLIDQRAERRRTEALLSLFAGTLRTDLTPDTPVSALLPDERQIVEILKAISVNPRLLILDEATASLDSRQVQRLFELIGQWKTQGTAIIFISHRMAEIEQIADRYSVLRNGQTVGEGSMKDATSSDLVALMTPETSGGAIERHRMLPDELATRRIVLQIDGLCTSVLRGVGIQVREGELLGIGGLKGQGQRDLLLAIFGGVPYSGRITLEGKTVHFTHPRQAMNHGVALVPGDRAGEGLLSIRSILENLLVPSWRHYGFPLRMKRARQDAGAIATRLDLKMAGLDAPVSSLSGGNAQKVVIGKWLLRNPRVLLLDDPTKGVDIAAKAEFYRLLSRLCAEGTTVILYSSDDEELIGLSDRVIVMHDGQISAELAGASLTTANLVAASLGVVARETL, encoded by the coding sequence ATGCCGTCTCTGCTCGCTGTTCGCAATGTCGCCAAGCGGTATGGCGCCATCCAGGCGCTGACAGATGCTAGCCTGGAAATCAGCGCCGGTGAGACGCTGGCGCTGATCGGAGCGAACGGCAGTGGGAAGAGCACACTGAGCAAGGTCATCAACGGAGTGGTTGCCCCCGATGGAGGGCAACTGCTCCTCGATGGACGCGCTGTGCGCTTCGACTCGCCGCACGCCGCCAAAGACGCTGGCATCTCGACCGTCTTTCAGGAACTCAGCCTTGTGCCGCAGATGACCGTCGCCGAGAATATCTGGCTCACCCGCGAGCCATTGCGGCGCGGTGGTCTGATTGACCAGCGCGCTGAGCGACGACGCACCGAAGCATTGTTGTCGCTCTTTGCCGGAACATTGCGCACCGATCTGACACCGGATACGCCGGTATCTGCGTTGCTCCCCGATGAACGGCAGATCGTCGAGATCCTCAAGGCGATCAGTGTCAATCCGCGCCTCCTGATCCTGGACGAAGCGACCGCGAGCCTGGACAGCCGCCAGGTACAGCGGTTGTTCGAGTTGATCGGGCAATGGAAAACGCAGGGAACCGCCATTATCTTTATCTCTCACCGCATGGCCGAGATCGAACAGATTGCCGACCGCTATTCCGTGCTGCGCAACGGTCAGACGGTCGGCGAGGGTTCGATGAAGGATGCTACATCGAGCGATCTCGTGGCATTGATGACGCCGGAGACATCCGGTGGCGCGATTGAGCGTCATCGCATGTTACCCGACGAATTGGCGACGCGGCGGATTGTGCTTCAGATCGATGGTCTGTGCACCAGCGTGCTGCGTGGAGTCGGCATACAGGTGCGTGAGGGAGAACTCCTCGGTATTGGCGGGTTGAAGGGGCAGGGGCAGCGCGATTTGCTGCTCGCAATCTTTGGCGGCGTGCCATATAGCGGGCGCATCACGCTCGAAGGCAAAACAGTTCACTTTACCCATCCGCGGCAGGCGATGAACCATGGGGTGGCGCTCGTTCCGGGTGATCGCGCCGGTGAAGGGTTGCTTTCCATCCGCTCGATCCTGGAAAATCTGCTGGTTCCCTCGTGGCGCCATTATGGCTTTCCGCTGCGCATGAAACGCGCGCGCCAGGATGCCGGCGCGATTGCAACGCGCCTCGATCTGAAAATGGCAGGGCTTGACGCGCCGGTCAGCTCGCTGTCGGGCGGCAACGCACAGAAAGTGGTTATCGGCAAATGGCTCCTGCGCAATCCGCGTGTCCTGCTCCTGGACGACCCAACCAAAGGGGTCGATATTGCCGCCAAAGCGGAGTTCTATCGCCTGCTCTCTCGCCTGTGCGCTGAGGGAACCACCGTGATCCTCTATAGCAGCGACGACGAAGAGTTGATCGGTCTGAGCGATCGCGTGATCGTGATGCACGATGGTCAGATCAGTGCAGAACTCGCCGGCGCATCGCTGACAACCGCCAATCTCGTTGCCGCAAGCCTGGGAGTCGTTGCCAGGGAGACGCTATGA
- a CDS encoding substrate-binding domain-containing protein, whose translation MKRRQFALFAITLMLATLIAACGGTPTTTAPTAAPAPQPTTAPAPEGRKFTIGISNPFISSEYRTQMIQSLIEVNKEYMERGITNELVIESADTDVAGQIQQLQNLINKGVDAILVNPSDVNGLNDTLQEAINKGIIVISVDQELNTPGVYNVGIDQKEWAKISARWLAEKLGGQGNIVLIEGFPGHPANVARMEGVEEVLKEYPNIKVLGRETGKWDEATGQQVMSNFLASFPNLDGYWTQDGMAIGAMQAVMAANPSKWPVLVGEGRCQFLQLWDQRLKEDPNFETIAVANPPGVSPTGLRIAINMLQGKQVDKSKLGGANGLSFVIPVPVIVTKDNFQEVFTTVCKDKPATYLLDGIMTDEEVQQFFVK comes from the coding sequence ATGAAACGCCGACAATTCGCACTGTTTGCGATCACGCTCATGCTCGCCACCCTGATTGCGGCATGCGGCGGAACGCCCACCACCACCGCACCGACCGCTGCGCCAGCGCCACAACCCACGACGGCGCCAGCGCCCGAGGGCAGAAAGTTCACAATCGGCATCTCCAACCCGTTCATCAGCAGCGAATACCGCACCCAGATGATCCAGTCGTTGATCGAGGTCAATAAGGAATACATGGAACGGGGGATCACCAACGAACTCGTGATCGAGAGCGCCGATACCGATGTCGCCGGTCAGATCCAGCAATTGCAGAATCTCATTAACAAAGGGGTCGATGCCATCCTGGTGAACCCCAGCGATGTCAATGGTCTTAACGACACGCTTCAGGAAGCGATCAACAAGGGGATCATCGTCATCTCGGTCGATCAGGAACTGAACACCCCCGGCGTCTACAACGTCGGCATCGATCAGAAGGAATGGGCGAAGATTTCAGCCCGCTGGCTGGCGGAGAAGCTTGGCGGACAGGGAAATATTGTGCTGATCGAGGGCTTCCCCGGGCATCCGGCGAACGTTGCGCGCATGGAGGGCGTCGAGGAAGTGCTGAAGGAGTATCCCAATATCAAGGTGCTAGGGCGTGAAACCGGCAAGTGGGACGAAGCCACCGGTCAGCAGGTGATGTCGAACTTCCTGGCGTCGTTCCCCAATCTCGACGGCTACTGGACGCAGGATGGCATGGCGATTGGCGCGATGCAGGCGGTGATGGCCGCCAACCCGTCGAAGTGGCCCGTGCTCGTCGGCGAGGGGCGCTGCCAGTTCTTGCAGTTGTGGGATCAGCGCCTGAAGGAAGACCCCAACTTCGAGACGATTGCCGTCGCCAATCCGCCCGGCGTATCGCCAACCGGTCTGCGCATTGCCATCAATATGCTTCAGGGCAAGCAGGTGGACAAGAGTAAACTTGGAGGGGCGAATGGACTGTCGTTCGTCATTCCGGTGCCGGTGATTGTGACGAAAGACAATTTCCAAGAGGTGTTCACCACAGTGTGCAAGGATAAGCCGGCCACCTACCTGCTCGACGGCATTATGACCGACGAGGAAGTGCAGCAGTTCTTCGTGAAGTAG
- a CDS encoding putative glycoside hydrolase, whose translation MRWIRGCALAAVSILALIVAACSQPAVPLTGTIADAYTGKPVVATLTIGDLQVTTDANGVYQIDRWSARDVIKVVASGYEPIEINLSTLPNLERPSPPAVTLEPVQVRPNTLSGVITDLYTGMPVAGALVQASETISATTDAEGRYVLTGVPETFRVTITADGYAPVVSDVARTTLFDAAIRPDTLRGAVTDGYTGRPIAGASVALGDLRATTDSNGQYVLRGVPEKGTMTISARGYARLDQPVERVTTLDVALRPDTLSGTLIDAQSRQPIRNATIIATLNLQSSDVAMTRIDNSSDGSFTLEGIPEQGYLQVLAPGYRKAVIELRPGSVPATIELEPFYSKALYVTAAVASRWNLLMKYFDIIDATELNAIVIDIKSDLRDDLGLVYYDSQVPIVRELGTFKPYMDLRAILNEARRRGIYTIARVHMFSHDNVLAEAKPEWAAKDRTTGGIFYDYPAPSIRYAWLDPWNENVWDYNIQLSVEAALLGFDEIQYDYIRFPSLEFSPTDKDRLLLSREGTPEERWANITEVLKRSHRAINGAGAFFSVDVFGYTAFGPSRLLGQNLSMMAEYTDYISPMIYPSHFNPGEFGFDNPAKYPYEVIQKSMSAAFKQVEGKRALLRPWLQDFTLIWVPKELLVEYTPAEVRAQIRAVEEFDASAGWILYDSTNVYHVEALKPAE comes from the coding sequence ATGCGATGGATTCGCGGATGCGCCCTGGCTGCTGTGAGTATTCTGGCGCTTATCGTCGCGGCGTGCAGCCAACCCGCCGTTCCGCTCACCGGAACGATCGCCGACGCTTATACAGGAAAACCGGTCGTTGCGACGTTGACCATTGGCGATCTCCAGGTCACCACCGACGCGAACGGGGTCTATCAGATCGATCGCTGGAGTGCGCGTGATGTCATCAAGGTCGTTGCCAGTGGGTATGAGCCGATCGAAATCAATCTTTCTACGCTGCCGAACCTGGAACGCCCATCGCCTCCGGCGGTCACGCTCGAGCCGGTGCAGGTGCGTCCCAATACCCTCAGCGGTGTGATTACCGATCTGTATACGGGCATGCCGGTGGCAGGCGCGCTGGTGCAGGCGTCTGAAACGATCAGCGCCACCACCGACGCTGAAGGGCGGTATGTGCTGACAGGCGTGCCGGAAACGTTTCGCGTGACCATTACTGCCGATGGATACGCGCCGGTGGTCAGTGATGTGGCGCGCACCACATTGTTCGATGCCGCGATCCGTCCCGATACACTACGTGGCGCCGTGACCGATGGGTACACCGGACGACCGATTGCCGGCGCATCGGTCGCGCTTGGCGATCTCCGGGCGACAACCGACAGCAATGGGCAATATGTCTTGCGCGGCGTGCCTGAGAAGGGAACCATGACGATCAGCGCCAGGGGGTATGCCCGTCTCGATCAACCGGTCGAACGGGTGACAACGCTCGATGTGGCGCTTCGTCCTGATACGCTGAGCGGCACTCTGATCGATGCGCAATCCAGGCAGCCGATCCGCAATGCGACTATCATTGCCACGCTTAATCTTCAGAGCAGCGATGTGGCAATGACACGGATCGATAATAGTTCCGATGGCTCCTTCACCCTTGAAGGAATTCCGGAGCAAGGCTACCTTCAGGTGCTGGCGCCGGGGTATCGTAAAGCGGTCATCGAATTGCGCCCCGGCAGTGTGCCGGCAACGATCGAGCTTGAGCCGTTCTACTCGAAGGCGCTCTATGTCACCGCAGCCGTTGCATCGCGCTGGAATCTGTTGATGAAGTATTTCGACATCATCGATGCGACTGAATTGAACGCCATCGTCATTGATATCAAGTCGGATCTGCGCGATGACCTGGGGTTGGTGTACTACGATTCGCAGGTTCCCATAGTGCGCGAATTGGGGACATTCAAACCCTACATGGATCTGCGCGCCATCCTCAATGAAGCCAGACGTCGCGGCATCTACACGATTGCGCGCGTTCATATGTTCAGCCACGACAATGTGCTTGCCGAGGCGAAACCGGAGTGGGCAGCGAAGGATCGCACCACCGGCGGAATCTTCTACGATTATCCCGCTCCGAGTATTCGCTACGCCTGGCTCGACCCATGGAACGAGAACGTCTGGGACTATAACATTCAACTATCGGTCGAAGCGGCGCTACTTGGCTTTGATGAAATTCAGTATGATTATATCCGCTTTCCGTCACTCGAATTTTCGCCGACCGACAAGGACCGTCTGCTCCTCTCGCGCGAAGGAACGCCCGAAGAACGCTGGGCAAATATCACCGAAGTGCTCAAACGCTCGCATCGCGCGATCAATGGCGCCGGTGCATTCTTTTCGGTTGATGTCTTCGGCTATACTGCCTTTGGTCCTTCGAGATTGCTCGGACAAAACCTGAGCATGATGGCGGAGTATACCGATTACATCAGTCCAATGATCTACCCGTCGCACTTCAATCCGGGCGAATTTGGCTTCGATAATCCGGCAAAATATCCTTACGAGGTCATCCAGAAGTCTATGAGTGCGGCGTTCAAGCAAGTCGAGGGAAAACGCGCGCTGCTCCGCCCCTGGTTGCAGGACTTTACGCTTATCTGGGTGCCGAAGGAACTGTTGGTCGAATATACGCCAGCTGAGGTTCGCGCGCAGATCCGCGCTGTTGAGGAGTTCGACGCCAGCGCGGGCTGGATTCTGTACGACTCGACGAATGTGTATCACGTCGAGGCGCTGAAGCCGGCGGAGTAG
- a CDS encoding ABC transporter permease, whose translation MTRRTISPPLAAVLLAVALFLLSGFLPNGFGGNLDVATAQAINIVRLSVFLGIIAAGQTLVIISGGEGIDLSTGAVVTLTAILTYTIVNGSNEQVLPALLAVLVVGGLIGLINGAGVAFLAISPLVMTLGMAGVVSGLILVITQGNVSGAVAPIMTQLIARPVLAGIPGAILIWAVFAALMWLLLERTAFGKHLFAIGTNRTTARLSGIHVTGMIIGAYAISGMLAGLGGFLVVGNTGVVHIRIGDPFLFPSIAAVAVGGTLLTGGKGSYFGTMAGALVLTLITSLLTTMQMQESVRRMVLGATLLAMIAIYGRQRGFRQ comes from the coding sequence ATGACGCGACGGACGATCTCACCGCCGCTCGCTGCGGTGCTGTTGGCGGTGGCGCTGTTCCTGCTCAGCGGATTCCTGCCCAACGGCTTCGGCGGCAATCTCGATGTCGCAACCGCACAAGCCATCAACATCGTGCGCCTCTCGGTCTTTCTGGGTATTATCGCCGCCGGGCAAACGCTGGTGATTATCAGCGGCGGGGAAGGCATCGATCTTTCGACAGGCGCAGTCGTCACCCTGACTGCGATCCTGACGTACACCATCGTCAATGGGAGCAACGAACAGGTGCTGCCGGCATTGCTGGCTGTGCTGGTCGTTGGCGGGTTGATCGGGCTGATCAACGGCGCTGGCGTGGCGTTCCTTGCCATCTCGCCACTGGTCATGACCCTGGGTATGGCGGGTGTGGTGAGCGGGTTGATCCTGGTCATCACACAGGGAAATGTCAGCGGCGCCGTTGCGCCGATCATGACGCAACTGATTGCCCGTCCGGTTCTGGCGGGCATTCCCGGCGCCATTCTGATCTGGGCAGTCTTCGCGGCGCTGATGTGGCTGCTGCTCGAACGCACCGCTTTCGGCAAACACCTGTTCGCCATCGGTACGAACCGCACGACTGCGCGACTCTCCGGCATTCATGTGACCGGCATGATTATTGGCGCCTATGCGATCTCCGGAATGCTCGCCGGTCTTGGCGGTTTTCTGGTTGTCGGGAATACCGGCGTCGTGCATATTCGTATTGGCGATCCCTTCCTCTTCCCGTCGATTGCAGCCGTCGCAGTTGGGGGAACGCTGCTGACTGGCGGCAAAGGGAGTTATTTTGGCACAATGGCGGGGGCATTGGTGCTGACGCTGATCACGAGCCTGCTGACGACCATGCAGATGCAGGAGTCGGTGCGCCGCATGGTGCTCGGCGCTACCCTGCTGGCGATGATCGCCATTTATGGACGTCAGCGCGGTTTCCGGCAGTGA
- a CDS encoding response regulator: MTDTTLRVLLVEDNDDHAELIRRTLNEQQRTPQIVHVSDGESALDYLHRRGAWIDPAQSPRPHVILLDLRLPRVDGLDVLMNIKQSADLRRIPVVVLTTSSAERDVTRAYDAHANSYLVKPFGFEDFRNLMHDVGVYWLMRNTVAHL; this comes from the coding sequence ATGACCGACACGACGCTCCGGGTGCTCCTGGTTGAGGATAACGACGATCACGCTGAACTGATCCGGCGCACGCTCAACGAGCAGCAGAGGACGCCACAGATTGTGCATGTCAGCGATGGCGAGAGTGCGCTCGATTACCTGCACCGCCGTGGAGCATGGATCGATCCGGCACAGAGTCCTCGTCCGCACGTCATTCTGCTCGATCTGCGCCTGCCGCGCGTTGATGGTCTCGACGTCTTGATGAACATCAAACAGTCGGCGGATTTGCGCCGCATTCCGGTGGTGGTGCTGACCACATCCTCAGCAGAGCGCGACGTGACCCGCGCCTACGATGCGCATGCGAACAGTTATCTGGTCAAGCCATTCGGCTTCGAGGACTTTCGCAACCTGATGCATGATGTTGGGGTGTACTGGTTGATGCGTAATACCGTTGCTCACCTATAA
- a CDS encoding ABC transporter permease, whose translation MKPSRWQQVTYRHPYLFALLLLVVAFTANVLLQPNLLDPMTLNSNMRVFLPLILVAIGQAIVMIGGGIDISVGSIVSIVNAILATQIGLSGDLSTAGMVMGMALLVGMGAGALNGLFIAYLRLQPIITTFATSFIYAGLALFILPNPGGGVPSRLTAFYRETIILWLPLAFYVIGLFLLAWGIVRRTRYGRYLYAVGCKADAAYETGVPVRAVQFSTYVISGLMAAFGGIAMTLLTGSGNAQVGDPLTLSSITAAVIGGTPLSGGAGGIAGPIIGAVILGLIRNIISFANVATWWQTFVNAAIIVLALAMPGIINLVRRRNS comes from the coding sequence ATGAAACCATCGCGCTGGCAGCAGGTAACCTATCGCCATCCCTATCTGTTTGCACTGCTGCTGCTGGTCGTGGCATTCACCGCGAATGTGCTGCTGCAACCGAACCTGCTCGATCCAATGACGCTGAATAGCAATATGCGCGTCTTTCTGCCGCTGATCCTGGTCGCTATCGGGCAGGCGATCGTGATGATCGGCGGCGGCATCGACATCTCGGTCGGCTCGATTGTCTCAATCGTCAACGCGATCCTCGCTACACAGATCGGGTTGAGCGGCGATCTGAGCACTGCCGGCATGGTGATGGGGATGGCGTTGCTGGTCGGCATGGGGGCTGGTGCGCTGAATGGGCTGTTTATCGCCTATCTGCGCCTCCAGCCGATTATTACGACGTTTGCCACCAGTTTTATCTATGCGGGGCTGGCGCTTTTCATCCTGCCCAACCCTGGCGGCGGCGTGCCATCGCGGCTGACGGCGTTCTACCGCGAGACGATCATTCTCTGGTTGCCGCTCGCGTTCTATGTCATTGGGCTGTTCCTCCTTGCGTGGGGCATCGTGCGGCGCACGCGCTACGGGCGTTATCTCTACGCCGTTGGCTGCAAAGCCGATGCCGCTTATGAAACGGGCGTGCCGGTGCGGGCAGTGCAGTTCAGCACCTATGTCATCTCTGGGTTGATGGCAGCGTTTGGCGGGATTGCGATGACGCTGCTCACCGGCTCCGGCAATGCGCAGGTCGGTGATCCGCTGACCCTCTCGTCGATCACGGCTGCGGTGATCGGCGGGACGCCGCTGAGCGGCGGCGCCGGCGGCATTGCCGGTCCGATCATTGGCGCGGTCATCCTTGGTTTGATCCGCAATATCATCTCGTTTGCCAACGTCGCCACCTGGTGGCAGACGTTTGTGAATGCTGCTATCATTGTGCTGGCGCTGGCGATGCCCGGCATCATTAATCTGGTGCGCAGGAGAAATTCATGA
- a CDS encoding response regulator encodes MTGAERVRLLLIEDDELHIELIQRAFEPWQSLFDLTVAHTLREARALLDDDAFRFDLLICDWRLPDGDGLELLDPSDPLPLLVMTGYGNERVAVEAIRAGALDYIVKSEAAFIDLPRVAQHALRQWRAIQTQYRTEQALREIEARYRLITENTSDLIAILDEQHRFRYVSPSAVNLLGRTPEELIGHDAFDDLHPDDMPNSAAYWQEIALRKRTTATFRYRHAGGSWRWFECDIKAVVQDGAPAAIVIARDITARRELEERLLQMQKMDALGRLSGGVAHDFNNLLAVIAGCTELARQSLPDDHPAMLELIEIQHATERASALTRQLLAFAHRQKFDPRPIDLNALIQDMHKLLRRLIREDITLHTRLAPDLWHVRADPGQIEQVLVNLAVNARDAMAVGGALTIATTNVVADEAFERRYPSLKAGEYVCLTVSDTGIGMDEETRRRAFEPFFTTKKPGEGTGLGLATCYGIVTRHGGAIDLASEPGCGTVVTIYLPRASVEGAQASETVDQSAGLDGSETIMLVEDDPAVRSLVARTLRAHGYTVLEASSDQEAIAHAAQDATIHLLLSDHVIPHTSGVALADRLTFLQPRMRVLFMTGYVVEPQQNAHRATDAPVIEKPFTPTELLHRVRALLDA; translated from the coding sequence GTGACCGGCGCCGAGCGTGTCCGATTGCTGCTCATCGAAGACGATGAATTGCACATCGAATTGATCCAGCGCGCCTTTGAACCCTGGCAGTCGCTGTTCGATCTGACGGTTGCGCATACGCTGCGGGAAGCGCGCGCGCTGTTGGATGATGACGCTTTCCGATTCGATTTGCTTATTTGCGACTGGCGATTACCCGACGGGGACGGGCTGGAATTGCTCGATCCATCAGACCCGCTGCCCCTTCTTGTGATGACCGGCTATGGCAATGAGCGGGTAGCGGTGGAAGCAATTCGCGCCGGCGCGCTCGACTATATCGTCAAGAGCGAAGCCGCATTCATCGATCTGCCGCGTGTCGCGCAGCATGCACTGCGCCAGTGGCGGGCGATCCAGACGCAGTATCGCACAGAACAGGCGCTGCGTGAGATCGAGGCGCGTTATCGTCTGATTACCGAAAACACCTCTGATCTGATCGCCATCCTCGACGAACAGCACCGTTTCCGGTACGTCAGCCCCTCCGCCGTCAACCTGCTGGGGCGAACTCCTGAGGAATTGATCGGGCATGACGCCTTTGATGATCTCCATCCTGATGATATGCCCAACAGCGCGGCATACTGGCAGGAGATCGCACTGCGCAAACGCACCACGGCAACCTTCCGCTATCGTCATGCGGGCGGTTCCTGGCGCTGGTTCGAGTGCGACATCAAAGCCGTCGTTCAGGACGGCGCACCTGCCGCCATTGTGATCGCCCGCGATATTACGGCGCGCCGTGAACTGGAAGAACGGTTGCTCCAGATGCAAAAAATGGACGCGCTTGGTCGGTTGTCGGGCGGAGTCGCACACGATTTCAACAACCTCCTGGCAGTAATCGCCGGATGCACCGAATTGGCGCGCCAGTCGCTCCCGGATGACCATCCGGCGATGCTGGAACTGATCGAAATTCAGCATGCTACCGAGCGCGCCTCGGCGCTGACCCGTCAGTTGCTCGCCTTCGCTCATCGTCAGAAGTTCGACCCGCGCCCGATTGATTTGAATGCGCTCATTCAGGACATGCACAAACTGTTGCGCCGCCTGATCCGCGAGGACATCACCCTGCACACCCGCCTCGCTCCCGATCTCTGGCACGTGCGCGCCGATCCAGGGCAAATTGAGCAGGTGCTGGTAAATCTTGCCGTCAATGCGCGCGATGCCATGGCTGTCGGTGGCGCCCTCACGATTGCAACAACCAATGTCGTGGCTGATGAGGCGTTTGAACGCCGCTATCCTTCCCTCAAGGCCGGAGAGTACGTTTGCCTGACTGTCAGCGACACCGGCATTGGCATGGATGAAGAGACGCGCCGGCGCGCCTTCGAGCCGTTCTTTACCACGAAGAAACCGGGCGAAGGCACAGGCTTGGGGCTGGCGACCTGCTATGGTATTGTGACTCGTCATGGTGGCGCCATCGATCTGGCAAGCGAGCCAGGATGCGGTACGGTCGTCACGATCTATCTGCCGCGCGCTTCGGTTGAGGGAGCGCAGGCATCCGAAACCGTCGATCAGAGCGCTGGTCTCGACGGCTCGGAAACCATTATGCTGGTCGAGGACGATCCGGCAGTGCGTTCGCTGGTGGCACGGACCCTCCGCGCGCACGGGTATACCGTTCTCGAAGCGAGCAGCGATCAGGAAGCGATTGCCCATGCTGCACAGGACGCAACCATCCACCTGCTCCTGAGCGATCACGTCATTCCGCACACGAGCGGTGTTGCCCTGGCGGATCGTCTGACCTTCCTCCAACCCCGGATGCGGGTGCTGTTTATGACCGGATATGTCGTTGAACCGCAGCAAAACGCTCATCGCGCCACCGATGCGCCGGTGATCGAGAAGCCGTTCACCCCCACCGAACTCCTGCATCGGGTTCGCGCCTTGCTGGATGCCTAG